The following coding sequences lie in one Mycobacterium gordonae genomic window:
- a CDS encoding TetR/AcrR family transcriptional regulator: protein MATARRRLSPEDRRAELLALGAEVFGKRPYDEVRIDEIAERAGVSRALMYHYFPDKRAFFAAVVKDEADRLYAATNTQPAPGMTMFEEIRMGVLAYMAYHEQNPEAAWAAYVGLGRSDPVLLGIDDEAKNRQMEHIMNRIAEVVGGIPGQAALEPEVERDLRVVLHGWLAFTFETCRQRIMDQTLEADRLADACAHTLLDSIARVRQIPPQLAEAMATARFKPQL from the coding sequence ATGGCGACAGCCAGGAGGCGGTTATCCCCCGAGGATCGACGCGCCGAACTGCTCGCTCTGGGGGCGGAAGTCTTCGGTAAGCGACCCTACGACGAGGTGCGGATCGACGAGATCGCCGAGCGCGCCGGTGTTTCGCGTGCGCTGATGTACCACTACTTCCCGGACAAGCGGGCGTTCTTCGCCGCGGTGGTCAAGGACGAGGCGGACCGGCTCTACGCGGCTACCAACACCCAGCCGGCCCCGGGCATGACGATGTTCGAAGAGATCCGGATGGGCGTGCTGGCCTACATGGCCTACCACGAACAGAATCCGGAGGCGGCCTGGGCGGCGTACGTCGGTCTGGGGCGCTCCGACCCGGTTCTGCTCGGCATCGACGACGAAGCCAAGAATCGGCAGATGGAACACATCATGAACCGCATCGCCGAGGTGGTGGGAGGTATTCCGGGGCAGGCTGCGCTGGAGCCCGAGGTCGAACGCGACCTTCGGGTGGTCCTGCACGGCTGGCTGGCCTTCACCTTCGAAACCTGCCGGCAGCGGATCATGGACCAGACGCTGGAGGCCGACCGGCTCGCCGATGCGTGCGCGCACACGCTGCTCGACTCGATCGCCCGGGTCCGCCAGATCCCCCCGCAACTGGCCGAGGCCATGGCCACCGCGCGGTTCAAGCCGCAGCTCTGA
- a CDS encoding PPE family protein translates to MDFISLPPEISSALIHSGPGARPLIEASYAWQRLGYDLEESIRAYSPVLATVGEAWHGPAATAMIQAVGTYLTWLGNTAQQCLALGSSAQAAAGAFGSVLAGVVHPSVVSDNRIQLARLLATNGLGKNLGAIAETEAQYERMWVNNASAMYRYHAASAQALQLPVFTSPPLISTPEGPAAQAEAVHTAAASATSTGVTSALANAAAAVAPADAVAPPVSPVDTILQAIGVTFDPNQGWFGLANTYANQFISSGFPINMLSYFAQFSSAQALQSVAPDIAAGLSEGESALGVAADTLSDTAANLTAAQPAAAMGVAVSMGSLSAPPAATAVLTGAHLPVQLASAASPLPAADAGADFPMLPPLMAPPISAGSGWRKRKEPKYEDLAMGLELKGTFMTRPPSAG, encoded by the coding sequence ATGGATTTCATCAGCCTGCCACCTGAGATCAGCTCGGCGCTGATCCACTCAGGCCCCGGAGCGCGACCGCTGATCGAGGCCTCGTACGCCTGGCAGCGGCTCGGATACGACCTCGAGGAGTCTATCCGCGCATATTCGCCCGTGTTGGCGACGGTGGGCGAAGCCTGGCACGGCCCGGCCGCCACGGCCATGATCCAAGCGGTGGGAACCTATCTGACCTGGCTGGGCAACACCGCGCAACAGTGTCTGGCACTAGGTTCGTCGGCCCAGGCCGCCGCGGGAGCCTTCGGTTCCGTGCTGGCCGGCGTGGTGCACCCGTCGGTGGTCAGCGACAACCGGATCCAGCTGGCCCGGTTGCTGGCCACCAACGGCCTGGGCAAGAACCTCGGCGCGATCGCCGAAACCGAGGCGCAGTACGAACGCATGTGGGTCAATAACGCCTCCGCCATGTACCGCTACCACGCGGCCTCCGCGCAGGCCCTGCAACTGCCGGTGTTCACGTCGCCGCCACTGATCAGCACCCCGGAAGGACCCGCGGCGCAAGCCGAAGCCGTGCACACCGCAGCAGCCTCGGCGACGTCGACAGGCGTGACGTCCGCCCTGGCCAACGCGGCGGCCGCGGTCGCGCCCGCCGACGCGGTCGCCCCGCCGGTGTCCCCGGTGGATACGATCCTGCAGGCCATCGGCGTCACCTTCGACCCCAACCAGGGCTGGTTCGGGTTGGCCAATACCTACGCCAACCAGTTCATATCGTCCGGGTTTCCGATCAACATGCTGAGCTACTTCGCGCAGTTCAGTTCGGCCCAGGCCCTGCAATCCGTGGCCCCGGACATCGCCGCTGGCCTGTCCGAGGGCGAATCGGCGCTGGGGGTGGCGGCCGACACGCTCTCAGACACCGCCGCGAACCTGACCGCGGCGCAACCGGCGGCAGCGATGGGTGTGGCGGTGTCGATGGGAAGTCTGTCCGCGCCGCCGGCCGCCACCGCGGTGCTGACCGGTGCGCACCTGCCGGTGCAGCTCGCCTCGGCGGCGTCGCCGCTACCGGCCGCGGATGCCGGCGCCGATTTCCCGATGCTGCCGCCGCTGATGGCCCCGCCCATCTCGGCCGGCAGCGGCTGGCGCAAGCGCAAGGAGCCGAAGTACGAGGACCTGGCCATGGGTCTGGAGCTCAAGGGCACCTTCATGACCCGTCCCCCCTCAGCGGGGTGA
- a CDS encoding alpha/beta hydrolase family esterase, producing MPRVRLLLLAVLLASLVGCNERQVAAARARDQAGIFPYAGLNRTYVVHVPPGPPVGLVLNLHGGGGTGAGQRGLTDFDSVADANGLLVVYPDGYDKSWADGRGAAPADRKRLDDVGFLVSLVTKLRDDFHVPTGHVFATGMSNGGFMSNRLACERADVFAAIAPISGTLGVGVSCNPSRPVSVLDAHGTGDPVVPYNGGDVRGRGGLSHAISVASLLDRWRAVDRCQGPPTVEEMPPVNDGTVVRRYDSEGCAEGTEVILYQIEKGGHTWPGGKQYLPKTVIGATTRVFDGSQVIAEFFLTHGRE from the coding sequence ATGCCCCGGGTGCGACTGCTCCTGCTGGCCGTTCTGCTCGCCAGTCTGGTCGGCTGCAACGAGCGGCAGGTCGCGGCGGCGCGTGCGCGCGATCAGGCGGGCATCTTTCCCTACGCGGGCCTGAACCGGACCTACGTGGTGCACGTGCCGCCGGGCCCGCCGGTCGGTTTGGTGCTCAACCTGCACGGCGGCGGCGGCACGGGGGCCGGTCAGCGCGGGCTGACCGACTTCGACTCGGTCGCCGACGCCAACGGCCTGCTGGTGGTCTACCCCGACGGCTACGACAAGAGCTGGGCCGACGGGCGCGGCGCGGCGCCGGCTGACCGCAAACGTCTCGACGACGTCGGCTTCCTGGTCTCCCTGGTGACCAAGCTGCGCGACGACTTCCACGTCCCGACCGGGCATGTGTTTGCCACCGGCATGTCCAACGGCGGCTTCATGTCCAACCGGCTGGCCTGCGAACGCGCCGATGTGTTCGCGGCGATCGCGCCGATCTCCGGCACGCTGGGCGTCGGCGTCTCATGCAACCCTTCGCGACCGGTGTCGGTACTGGATGCGCACGGCACCGGCGATCCGGTGGTGCCCTACAACGGCGGCGACGTCCGCGGCCGCGGCGGGCTGAGCCACGCCATTTCGGTTGCCAGCCTCCTGGACCGGTGGCGCGCCGTCGACCGCTGTCAGGGCCCTCCGACGGTCGAGGAAATGCCGCCGGTCAACGACGGGACCGTGGTGCGCCGGTACGACTCCGAAGGGTGCGCCGAGGGCACCGAAGTGATCCTGTATCAGATCGAGAAGGGTGGGCACACCTGGCCGGGCGGCAAGCAGTATCTGCCCAAGACGGTCATCGGGGCCACCACCCGGGTGTTCGACGGCTCGCAGGTGATCGCCGAGTTCTTCCTCACGCACGGCCGCGAGTGA
- a CDS encoding DUF732 domain-containing protein has product MAVRNPRWSRHWWASAVGPALVVASLTLTATLPAPVAYADAVDSQFLNALQAHNINFGSPNAAILAAHQVCNELDAGRQKADVANEVTSSSNLDGYHAGYFVGVSIAAYCPRHHST; this is encoded by the coding sequence ATGGCCGTCCGCAACCCGCGTTGGTCCCGCCACTGGTGGGCGTCCGCGGTGGGCCCAGCACTGGTGGTCGCGTCGCTCACCCTCACCGCGACGTTGCCGGCACCCGTTGCTTATGCCGACGCGGTCGACAGCCAGTTCCTCAACGCCCTACAGGCGCACAACATCAACTTCGGATCGCCCAACGCCGCCATCCTCGCGGCCCACCAGGTCTGCAACGAACTCGACGCCGGTAGACAGAAGGCCGATGTCGCCAACGAGGTGACCAGCAGCAGCAACCTGGATGGATATCACGCCGGTTACTTCGTTGGCGTGAGCATCGCCG
- the nei2 gene encoding endonuclease VIII Nei2, translating into MPEGDTVWHTAAVLREHLVGRTLTRCDVRVPKFATVDLTGQVVDEVLSRGKHLFIRVGPASIHSHLKMDGSWRVGRQRVDHRARIVLEAGDIRAVGIDLGVLEILERDQDGAAVAHLGPDLLGDDWNPHVAAANLIADPDRPISAALLDQRVMAGVGNVYSNELCFVFGHLPTTPVRDIADPRRLVSRAREMLWTNRSRRNRTTTGDTRAGRQVWVYGRAGQPCRRCGTPISHDGEAERVRYWCPSCQR; encoded by the coding sequence ATGCCCGAAGGCGACACCGTCTGGCACACCGCGGCCGTGCTGCGGGAGCACCTGGTCGGTCGCACCTTGACGCGCTGCGATGTGCGGGTGCCCAAGTTCGCCACCGTGGACCTCACCGGGCAGGTGGTCGACGAAGTCCTCAGCCGGGGCAAGCACCTGTTCATCAGGGTCGGGCCGGCAAGCATTCACTCCCATCTCAAGATGGACGGAAGCTGGCGGGTCGGCCGTCAGCGGGTGGATCACCGGGCACGAATCGTTCTGGAAGCCGGTGATATTCGAGCCGTCGGCATCGATCTGGGTGTGCTCGAGATCCTCGAGCGCGACCAAGACGGCGCCGCCGTCGCGCATCTGGGGCCGGACCTGCTCGGCGACGACTGGAACCCTCATGTCGCCGCCGCCAACCTGATCGCCGACCCGGACCGCCCGATTTCCGCCGCACTGCTGGACCAGCGTGTCATGGCCGGGGTCGGCAACGTCTACAGCAACGAGTTGTGTTTCGTCTTCGGACATCTGCCCACCACGCCGGTGCGCGACATCGCCGATCCGCGGCGGCTGGTCTCGCGCGCCCGAGAGATGTTGTGGACCAATCGTTCCCGGCGCAACCGCACCACCACCGGTGACACCCGGGCGGGCCGGCAGGTGTGGGTGTACGGGCGGGCCGGACAGCCGTGCCGACGGTGCGGCACCCCGATCTCCCACGACGGCGAGGCCGAAAGGGTGCGGTACTGGTGTCCCTCGTGCCAGCGATGA
- a CDS encoding ATP-dependent helicase: MSTFSAPPGLARFSAITRDWFASTFAAPTSAQAQAWTAIANGENTLVIAPTGSGKTLAAFLWALDSLAAAPERPRGTRVLYVSPLKALAVDVERNLRTPLAGLTRLAQARGLPAPDISVGVRSGDTSPAQRRQLISSPPDVLITTPESLFLMLTSAARETLAGVQTIIVDEIHAIAATKRGAHLALSLERLRDLSHDVREGRGAQRIGLSATVRPPEELARFLSGQSPTTIVAPPSAKTVELSVQVPVSDMANLENNSIWPDVEARLVDLIESHNSTIVFANSRRLAERLTARLNEIHAERAGVELPTGGNAQVAGGAPAYAMSSGQSFGAPTLLARAHHGSVSKEQRAVVEEDLKTGQLKAVVATSSLELGIDMGAVDLVIQVEAPPSVASGLQRIGRAGHQVGEISRGVLFPKHRTDLIGCAVSVQRMLTGQIETMRVPANPLDILAQQTVAAAALEPLDADRWFDTVRRSAPFATLPRSVFEATLDLLSGKYPSTDFAELRPRLVYDRDNGTLTARPGAQRLAVTSGGAIPDRGLFAVYLATDSEKPSRVGELDEEMVYESRPGDVIALGATSWRIVEITHDRVLVVPAPGQPARLPFWRGDSAGRPAELGAALGALTGELAALTREEFDKRCASLGFDEYARDNLWGLLDEQRSATRVVPTDMTLLVERFRDELGDWRVVLHSPYGLQVHGPLALAVGRRLRERYGLDEKPTASDDGIVVRLPDTGFSADGEAPPGAELFVFDPDEIDPIVTAEVGESALFASRFRESAARALLLPRRHPGRRSPLWQQRQRAARLLDVARKYPDFPIVLETIRECLQDVYDVPTLTTLMAQIAQRKVRVLEAETDRPSPFAASLLFGYVGAFMYEGDVPLAERRAAALSLDSSLLAELLGRVELRELLDPDVIAGTGRQLQHLSSDRAARDAEGVADLLRLLGPLTEEEVAARANAPDVGGWLEGLRGARRALTVSFAGRDWWVAVEDIGRLRDGVGAAVPVGLPAAFTESVADPLGELLGRYARTHTPFSTAEAAARFGLGLRVTADVLGRLASDGRVVRGEFVAATSTGVGSEQWCDADVLRILRRRSLAALRAQVEPVSTAAYGRFLPAWHQVGGSDAGVDRLASVIDQLAGVRIPASALEPLVLGPRVRDYSPAMLDELLATGEVTWSGAGSISGSDGWIALHPADSASLTLAPATEIEFTEAHRAILDALSGGGAFFFRQLAGAGGSDAELKAALWELVWAGWITGDTFAPVRALLGGSTGPRKRSAPAHRTQRAPRLSRYSVAHAQVRTADPTVAGRWSALPAPEPDSTLRAHFQAELLLNRHGVLTKGAAAAEGVPGGFATLYKVLSAFEDAGRCQRGYFVESLGGAQFAVASTVDRLRNYLDGVDPQRPDYRAVVLAATDPANPYGAALPWPGSHAEGAARPGRKAGALVVLVDGELCWFSERGGRSLLTFTDDPDASHAAAVALAELVSARRVPSLLVERANGVSVLTSDGPAAAALEALVGAGFSRTPRGLRLR; encoded by the coding sequence GTGAGCACTTTTTCGGCGCCGCCCGGGTTGGCGCGGTTCAGCGCCATCACCCGCGACTGGTTCGCAAGCACCTTCGCCGCGCCCACCTCCGCGCAGGCGCAGGCCTGGACGGCGATCGCCAACGGCGAGAACACGCTTGTCATCGCTCCGACCGGCTCGGGTAAGACGCTCGCGGCGTTCCTGTGGGCGCTGGACAGCCTCGCCGCCGCGCCGGAGCGGCCACGCGGCACCCGGGTGCTGTACGTGTCGCCGCTCAAAGCGCTCGCGGTCGATGTCGAGCGCAACCTGCGCACTCCGCTGGCCGGACTGACCCGGCTCGCCCAGGCCCGGGGTCTGCCCGCCCCCGACATCAGCGTGGGCGTCCGGTCCGGCGACACTTCACCAGCGCAGCGCCGCCAGCTCATCAGTTCGCCGCCCGACGTCTTGATCACCACACCCGAGTCGTTGTTTCTGATGCTGACATCGGCAGCGCGCGAAACCCTGGCCGGCGTGCAGACGATCATCGTCGACGAGATTCACGCCATCGCGGCCACCAAGCGCGGCGCGCATCTGGCGCTGTCGCTGGAGCGACTCCGGGACCTGTCCCACGACGTGCGGGAGGGGCGGGGGGCTCAGCGCATCGGCCTGTCGGCGACCGTGCGCCCACCGGAGGAGCTGGCCCGGTTCCTGTCCGGGCAGTCACCGACCACGATCGTGGCGCCGCCGTCGGCCAAGACGGTCGAGCTGTCGGTGCAGGTGCCGGTGTCCGACATGGCCAACCTGGAGAACAATTCGATCTGGCCCGATGTCGAGGCCCGGCTGGTCGACCTGATCGAATCGCACAACTCGACCATCGTGTTCGCCAACTCGCGGCGGCTGGCCGAGCGACTAACCGCACGCCTCAACGAGATTCATGCTGAGCGTGCCGGTGTGGAGCTGCCGACGGGCGGTAATGCGCAGGTGGCCGGCGGCGCACCGGCCTACGCGATGAGCAGCGGCCAGAGCTTCGGCGCACCCACCCTGCTGGCCCGCGCGCACCACGGATCGGTCAGCAAGGAACAGCGCGCCGTCGTCGAAGAGGACCTCAAGACCGGACAGCTGAAGGCGGTGGTGGCCACCTCCAGCCTCGAGTTGGGTATCGACATGGGCGCGGTTGATCTGGTGATCCAGGTGGAGGCGCCGCCGTCGGTGGCCAGCGGCCTGCAACGCATCGGGCGGGCCGGCCACCAGGTCGGCGAGATCTCCCGCGGTGTGCTTTTCCCCAAACACCGCACCGACCTGATCGGTTGCGCGGTCAGCGTGCAACGGATGCTCACCGGGCAGATCGAGACCATGCGGGTGCCTGCGAACCCGCTCGACATCCTGGCCCAGCAGACGGTGGCCGCGGCTGCACTGGAGCCCCTGGACGCCGACCGCTGGTTCGACACCGTGCGACGCAGTGCACCGTTCGCGACCCTGCCGCGCAGTGTGTTCGAAGCGACCCTGGATCTGCTGTCCGGCAAGTACCCGTCCACCGACTTCGCCGAGCTGCGGCCGCGGCTGGTGTATGACCGCGATAACGGCACGCTCACCGCGCGGCCCGGCGCGCAACGGTTGGCGGTCACCTCCGGCGGCGCCATCCCGGACCGCGGGCTGTTCGCCGTCTACCTTGCCACCGATTCTGAAAAGCCTTCGCGGGTAGGCGAACTCGACGAGGAGATGGTGTACGAGTCCCGTCCCGGCGATGTCATCGCGCTGGGAGCCACCAGTTGGCGCATCGTCGAGATCACCCACGACCGGGTGCTGGTGGTGCCCGCGCCCGGGCAGCCGGCACGTTTGCCGTTCTGGCGCGGCGACAGCGCCGGCCGCCCCGCCGAGCTCGGCGCCGCCCTGGGTGCACTCACCGGCGAACTGGCCGCACTGACCCGGGAGGAATTCGACAAGCGTTGCGCGAGTTTGGGTTTCGATGAGTACGCGCGGGACAACCTGTGGGGACTGTTGGACGAGCAGCGCTCCGCGACCCGGGTGGTGCCCACCGATATGACACTGCTCGTCGAGCGGTTCCGAGACGAGCTGGGTGACTGGCGGGTGGTGCTGCACTCGCCTTACGGTCTGCAGGTGCACGGGCCGCTCGCGCTGGCGGTGGGCCGGCGCCTGCGCGAACGCTACGGCCTGGACGAGAAGCCGACCGCATCCGACGACGGCATCGTGGTGCGGCTGCCCGACACGGGCTTCTCCGCCGACGGGGAGGCGCCGCCGGGCGCCGAGCTGTTCGTCTTCGACCCCGATGAGATCGACCCGATCGTCACCGCCGAGGTCGGCGAATCGGCGCTGTTCGCGTCGAGGTTCCGGGAATCGGCCGCCCGCGCCCTGCTACTGCCGCGCCGCCATCCCGGCCGCCGGTCGCCGCTGTGGCAGCAGCGTCAGCGCGCCGCGCGGCTGCTGGACGTCGCGCGCAAATATCCCGACTTCCCGATCGTGCTGGAGACGATCCGCGAATGTCTGCAAGACGTCTACGACGTCCCGACGCTCACCACCCTCATGGCGCAGATCGCCCAGCGCAAGGTCCGGGTGTTAGAGGCCGAAACCGACCGTCCTTCACCGTTCGCCGCGTCGCTGCTGTTCGGTTACGTCGGCGCGTTCATGTACGAGGGCGATGTCCCGCTGGCCGAGCGCCGGGCGGCGGCCCTGTCGCTGGACAGCTCCCTGCTGGCCGAACTGCTCGGCCGCGTCGAACTGCGCGAGCTGCTCGATCCAGACGTCATCGCCGGGACCGGGCGCCAACTGCAGCACCTGTCGTCCGACCGCGCCGCCCGGGACGCCGAGGGCGTCGCCGATCTGCTGCGTCTGCTGGGGCCGCTGACCGAGGAGGAGGTGGCGGCGCGCGCGAATGCGCCGGACGTCGGGGGCTGGCTGGAGGGTTTGCGCGGCGCCCGGCGGGCGCTGACGGTGTCATTCGCCGGCCGGGACTGGTGGGTCGCCGTCGAGGACATCGGCCGGCTCCGCGACGGCGTCGGGGCGGCGGTCCCGGTGGGCCTGCCGGCGGCTTTCACCGAATCGGTGGCCGACCCCCTCGGTGAGCTGCTGGGCCGTTACGCGCGCACCCACACCCCGTTCAGCACCGCCGAGGCGGCCGCCCGGTTCGGGTTGGGGTTGCGCGTGACCGCCGATGTACTGGGCCGGCTGGCCTCCGACGGCCGGGTGGTGCGCGGGGAGTTTGTCGCCGCGACATCCACCGGCGTGGGATCCGAGCAGTGGTGCGATGCCGACGTGCTGCGGATTCTGCGCCGCCGCTCCCTGGCCGCGCTGCGGGCCCAGGTCGAGCCGGTCAGCACCGCCGCCTACGGGCGCTTCCTGCCGGCCTGGCATCAGGTGGGCGGATCCGATGCCGGGGTGGACCGGCTGGCGTCGGTGATCGATCAGTTGGCCGGCGTGCGGATTCCGGCGTCGGCGCTGGAGCCGCTGGTGCTGGGGCCGCGCGTGCGCGACTACTCCCCCGCGATGCTCGACGAATTGCTCGCCACCGGCGAGGTCACCTGGTCGGGTGCGGGGTCGATCTCGGGCAGCGACGGCTGGATCGCACTGCATCCCGCCGACTCCGCGTCGCTGACGTTGGCGCCTGCCACCGAGATCGAGTTCACCGAGGCGCACCGCGCGATTCTGGACGCCCTGTCCGGCGGCGGCGCGTTCTTCTTCCGCCAGCTTGCCGGCGCCGGTGGCTCCGACGCCGAGTTGAAAGCCGCTCTGTGGGAACTGGTTTGGGCGGGCTGGATCACCGGCGACACTTTTGCTCCGGTGCGCGCACTCCTGGGCGGCAGCACGGGCCCGCGTAAGCGCTCGGCGCCGGCGCACCGCACTCAGCGCGCGCCACGGCTGAGCCGCTACAGCGTGGCACACGCGCAGGTACGCACCGCCGACCCGACGGTGGCCGGACGGTGGTCGGCGCTGCCTGCGCCGGAGCCGGACTCCACGCTGCGGGCCCATTTCCAGGCCGAGCTGTTGTTGAACCGGCATGGCGTGCTGACCAAGGGGGCGGCCGCCGCCGAAGGCGTGCCGGGCGGGTTCGCCACCCTCTACAAGGTGCTCAGCGCATTCGAAGACGCTGGGCGCTGCCAGCGCGGCTACTTCGTCGAGTCGCTGGGTGGTGCGCAGTTCGCGGTCGCCTCGACCGTCGACCGGCTGCGCAACTACCTCGACGGGGTCGATCCGCAGCGACCGGACTACCGCGCCGTGGTGCTGGCCGCCACCGACCCGGCCAACCCGTACGGCGCGGCGTTGCCGTGGCCCGGTTCCCACGCCGAGGGCGCGGCGCGGCCGGGCCGCAAAGCGGGAGCACTGGTGGTGCTGGTGGACGGCGAGCTGTGCTGGTTCTCCGAACGCGGTGGACGCTCGCTGCTGACGTTCACCGACGACCCCGACGCCAGCCATGCGGCGGCCGTCGCCCTCGCCGAACTCGTCTCCGCCCGACGGGTGCCGTCTCTTCTGGTGGAGCGGGCCAACGGGGTGTCGGTACTGACGTCCGACGGACCGGCCGCGGCGGCGCTGGAGGCACTGGTCGGCGCCGGGTTCTCCCGCACGCCACGCGGATTGCGGCTGCGGTAG
- the pstS gene encoding phosphate ABC transporter substrate-binding protein PstS yields MTRNRFGAALTTLMIGAATLSACAGDNDSAAGSATGSTSAVTRDCPGRPTLKASGSTAQANAIARFTKAFEQQCPGHTLTYTANGSGAGISEFLDNRTDFAGSDSPLGKAEYAAAQQRCGSPVWNLPVVFGPIAIAYRVAGVTSLNLDGPTAAKVFNGAVTTWNAPAIQALNPGVALPAEPIRVMFRSDESGTSDNFQRYLDTAAGDAWGRGAGKVFNGGVGAGAAGSDGVAAAVARTEGSVTYVEWSFALAQHLNVANVVTSAGPEPVGIGTGTVGRTISAAWFAREGNDLAFDTISFYRPNQPGSYPIVLATYEIVCSKYPDALVGAAVKAFLQSATGAGQSGLADSGYVAVPEEFRPRLAAAVDAIS; encoded by the coding sequence TTGACTCGCAACCGGTTCGGCGCCGCTCTGACGACTTTGATGATCGGCGCGGCGACATTGTCGGCGTGCGCCGGGGACAACGACTCCGCGGCGGGCAGCGCCACCGGTAGCACGTCGGCGGTGACCCGGGACTGCCCTGGCCGGCCCACCTTGAAGGCCAGCGGCTCCACCGCCCAGGCAAACGCGATAGCCCGTTTCACCAAGGCATTCGAACAGCAATGCCCCGGCCACACTTTGACCTACACCGCCAACGGTTCCGGCGCCGGAATCAGCGAATTCCTGGATAACCGAACCGATTTCGCCGGATCCGACTCACCGCTGGGCAAGGCCGAGTATGCCGCGGCACAACAGCGCTGTGGCTCACCGGTCTGGAACCTGCCGGTGGTGTTCGGACCGATCGCCATCGCCTACCGCGTCGCCGGAGTGACGTCGTTGAACCTGGACGGACCGACCGCGGCCAAAGTCTTCAACGGGGCTGTCACCACCTGGAACGCGCCGGCGATCCAGGCGTTGAATCCCGGTGTCGCACTACCCGCCGAGCCGATCCGAGTGATGTTCCGCAGCGACGAGTCCGGAACCTCCGACAATTTTCAGAGGTATCTCGACACCGCCGCCGGCGACGCCTGGGGCAGGGGCGCTGGAAAGGTTTTCAACGGCGGCGTCGGGGCGGGCGCAGCGGGCAGCGACGGTGTCGCTGCGGCCGTGGCCCGGACCGAAGGTTCGGTCACTTACGTGGAATGGTCTTTCGCGCTGGCACAGCATTTGAACGTGGCCAACGTGGTGACCTCGGCCGGACCCGAGCCGGTTGGCATCGGCACCGGCACGGTGGGCAGGACGATCTCGGCCGCCTGGTTCGCCAGGGAGGGCAACGACCTGGCCTTCGACACCATCTCCTTCTATCGGCCCAACCAGCCCGGCTCTTACCCGATCGTGCTTGCCACCTACGAGATCGTCTGCTCCAAGTACCCCGACGCGCTCGTCGGCGCGGCCGTCAAGGCGTTCCTGCAAAGTGCCACCGGCGCAGGTCAGAGCGGGCTGGCCGACAGTGGATACGTGGCGGTGCCCGAAGAGTTCCGGCCACGCTTGGCAGCCGCCGTCGACGCGATCTCGTAA
- a CDS encoding ATP-binding protein: MTDADQRADGRQRGYRAVELNVAARLENLAMLRTLVGAIGTFEDLDFDAVADLRLAVDEACTRLIRSATPGAILTLVVDPRDEELVVEASAACDTHDVVAPGSFSWHVLTSLADDVQTFHDGREPDAAGSVFGISLTARRAAPSK; the protein is encoded by the coding sequence ATGACCGATGCGGATCAGCGCGCTGACGGGCGCCAACGCGGTTACCGCGCCGTCGAACTCAACGTTGCCGCGCGCCTGGAGAACCTGGCGATGCTGCGCACCCTGGTCGGTGCCATCGGCACCTTCGAGGATCTGGACTTCGACGCCGTCGCGGACCTGCGCCTGGCGGTCGACGAGGCATGCACGAGGCTGATCCGCTCCGCGACGCCCGGGGCGATATTGACCCTGGTGGTCGACCCGCGAGACGAGGAACTCGTGGTGGAGGCCTCCGCAGCCTGCGACACCCACGACGTGGTGGCTCCGGGCAGCTTCAGTTGGCATGTCCTGACCTCGCTGGCCGATGATGTCCAGACATTCCATGACGGTCGCGAGCCCGATGCTGCGGGCAGTGTCTTCGGCATCTCGTTGACCGCGCGACGGGCGGCCCCCAGTAAGTGA
- a CDS encoding RNA polymerase sigma factor SigF, translating into MTEQTAGGSNSRPNEYADVPDMFRELAGFAAGSADFQRHQDKIVERCLPLADHIARRFEGRGEPRDDLIQVARVGLVNAVVRFDVETGSDFVSFAVPTIMGEVRRHFRDNSWSVKVPRRLKELHLRLGTATAELSQRLGRAPTATELAAELGMDRAEVVEGLVAGSSYNTLSIDSGGGNEDDDARAIADTLGDVDQGLDRIENREALRPLLEALPERERMVLVLRFFESMTQTQIAERVGISQMHVSRLLAKSLARLRDQLE; encoded by the coding sequence TTGACAGAGCAAACTGCCGGCGGTTCCAATTCGCGTCCCAATGAATACGCCGATGTCCCGGACATGTTCCGTGAGCTGGCCGGCTTTGCCGCCGGCTCGGCGGATTTCCAGCGTCATCAGGACAAGATAGTGGAGCGGTGCCTGCCGCTGGCCGATCACATCGCCCGGCGGTTCGAAGGCCGCGGCGAACCGCGCGATGACCTGATCCAGGTGGCGCGCGTCGGCCTGGTCAATGCCGTCGTCCGCTTCGACGTCGAAACCGGCTCGGACTTCGTTTCTTTCGCGGTGCCCACCATCATGGGTGAGGTCCGGCGGCACTTCCGCGACAACAGCTGGTCGGTGAAGGTGCCGCGTCGGCTGAAAGAACTGCACCTACGGCTGGGCACTGCCACCGCGGAGTTGTCGCAGCGGCTGGGCCGGGCGCCCACCGCGACCGAGCTCGCGGCCGAACTGGGTATGGACCGCGCCGAGGTGGTGGAGGGTCTGGTTGCCGGCAGCTCCTACAACACGCTGTCTATCGACAGCGGCGGCGGCAACGAAGACGACGACGCCCGCGCGATCGCCGACACGCTGGGCGACGTCGATCAGGGCCTCGACCGCATCGAGAACCGTGAGGCGTTGCGCCCGCTGCTGGAGGCGCTGCCGGAGCGGGAACGAATGGTGTTGGTGCTGCGGTTCTTTGAGTCGATGACGCAGACGCAGATCGCCGAGCGGGTCGGTATCTCGCAGATGCACGTATCCCGGCTGCTGGCCAAGTCGCTAGCTCGACTCCGGGATCAACTGGAGTAG